The Sandaracinaceae bacterium genome segment TCACCTGCTTTCGTGTCGTATGGGGCCGTAGCGCGCCCAACCGTTCATAGGAGCGGCGGCGGAGAGGGTGCCGCCTCACCCGCCACTCACGCGTCGGCCTCGCGTTCGCCCCAACTCAGAACGGACATCAGCTGATAGTACGCGAGCGGCACGATTCCGAGGGTCAACGCTGTGGAGAACAACGCGCCGGCTGCCATCGTGAGCCCGAGTCCCTGGAGCATGGGGTCGAAGAACAGTACACCGTCGCCAAGCACAACGGTCAGCGCGGTAAGGACGATCGGCCGAAGCCGCGTCTCGCCCGCGAGAAGGACGGCCTCCCGCACGCTCGCTCCCGCGGCGACGCGCTGGCCGGCGAAGTCGACGAGTAGAATCGAGTTCCGCACCATCAGCCCGGCGAGGGCGATCACCCCAATCACCGCCATTCCCGAGAGCGGCATGCCCAGGATGAAGTGCCCAGGGATCACGCCAATGAACGCCATGGGGATCGGAAGCATAACGACCCATGGAACGAGGAACGATTGGTACCATGCGACAAGCATCACGTAGATGAGGAGCAACACGATCGCGAAGGCCGCACCCAGGTCGCGGAACAGCTCGTACGTCACGGTCCATTCCCCGCCCCAGCGGACCGCGAGCTCGTCCGACTCAGGCGCGTCGGAGTTCCAGAGCGTGCGAACCGGTCGAGCTCGTGGGCCGACGTCCTCGCCCAACCGCGGACTCAGGTCGATCGCGTTGTAGATTGCTCCTGCACCCGTGACCTCAGCGGTCACCGAGACGAACGGTTGCAGGTCTTTTCGCATCAGAGGATAGGTGCTTCGAGTCGGCGCACGCTGCCAATGTCCGAAGCGTGGACCGGCGGCCCGACCATCGAGCTGAAGTACAACGAGCTGAGATCGGCCTCGCTGGCGCGATGGGCGCGCGCCACCTGAAGCCTAACGGCCACGGGTTCTCGTTCTCTCGGCAGGTAGGCCCACCCGCTGGTGTCCCCGTGGAACAGAGTGCGAACGGTGGTGGCCACTTGCGCCGGAACGACGCCCCGCACGGCGGCGTGCTGCTGATTCACCTCGTAGCGCAGCACGGGAGGGCCGCGGCGCGCCGACCAGTCCACATCGACGATGCCAGGCGTCGACTCGAACAACTGCTTCACCCGTTGCGCGAGCGCCATCCGTTGTTCTTCGTCGGGGCCGTAAATCTCGGCCACCAAGGCGGCTTGGACCGGAGGTCCTGGAGGAAGCTCAACCACCGTTAGCCACGCATGATCGTGTTCGAGCGTTCTAGCCACCACTCGGCGCACCTCGGCGGCGACCTCGTGACTAGTCCTCTGCCGATCTCCCCTCGGCGTTAGCCCGATTTGGAGCTCGGCTTGGTAGCCTTGCTGCCTCAGCATGTAGTGGCGAGCCACGCCCTGGAACGTGATGGGACCGGCGGTTCCCACGTAGGCCTGAGCCATAACGACCTCGGGTATCTCCTCAAGCGCCCGCGCGACGTCGGTAACGCGCCCGTATGTATCCTCGAGTGTGGAGCTGGGTGGCAGGTCGATCATCACGGACATTTCGTCCACATCGGCAATCGGCATCATCTGGACGACCGCAGCCCGAGCGACAACGAGCCCCAGAGAGCCGAGGAGCAGGAGGATGGCTACGGTCCAGACGGAGGCTGCGCGCCAGCCACGCGACATGGCCCACTCGAGGCTGCGTCGATACAGACCACGTCGCGGGACCATGGCAGCCGGAGACGCATCCTCCGAGCCGCGTTCGCGACTCGGGTGTCGCAGCAGTCGGTACGCGAGGTACGGCGTCACGGTGAGGCGATGAACAACGAGTACACCATCGCCACCGACGCACCGATAGGCAGCGCGCGCAGGAACTGTCCCATCATGCCGGAGACGAACGCGGTGGGCATCAACGCCGCGATGACGGTGAACGTGGCGAGAATGGTTGGGTTGCCCACCTCTCGAACGGCCTCGAGGGTGACCCGCGCC includes the following:
- a CDS encoding efflux RND transporter permease subunit: MRKDLQPFVSVTAEVTGAGAIYNAIDLSPRLGEDVGPRARPVRTLWNSDAPESDELAVRWGGEWTVTYELFRDLGAAFAIVLLLIYVMLVAWYQSFLVPWVVMLPIPMAFIGVIPGHFILGMPLSGMAVIGVIALAGLMVRNSILLVDFAGQRVAAGASVREAVLLAGETRLRPIVLTALTVVLGDGVLFFDPMLQGLGLTMAAGALFSTALTLGIVPLAYYQLMSVLSWGEREADA
- a CDS encoding efflux RND transporter permease subunit — translated: MTPYLAYRLLRHPSRERGSEDASPAAMVPRRGLYRRSLEWAMSRGWRAASVWTVAILLLLGSLGLVVARAAVVQMMPIADVDEMSVMIDLPPSSTLEDTYGRVTDVARALEEIPEVVMAQAYVGTAGPITFQGVARHYMLRQQGYQAELQIGLTPRGDRQRTSHEVAAEVRRVVARTLEHDHAWLTVVELPPGPPVQAALVAEIYGPDEEQRMALAQRVKQLFESTPGIVDVDWSARRGPPVLRYEVNQQHAAVRGVVPAQVATTVRTLFHGDTSGWAYLPREREPVAVRLQVARAHRASEADLSSLYFSSMVGPPVHASDIGSVRRLEAPIL